Proteins co-encoded in one Verrucomicrobiota bacterium genomic window:
- a CDS encoding flagellar hook capping FlgD N-terminal domain-containing protein encodes MTDPINTSSIFQSDQVSSPQSQELTQEDFYQILVTQISNQDPLKPVDSNAFMEDFMTMANFDAIQEMGNQFGSLYEQQQYMWASDLVGSEVTLRNENGQEISGAITSSRVGNDKVYITVDDQEYEASSIESIIKT; translated from the coding sequence ATGACGGATCCGATTAACACAAGCAGTATCTTTCAGTCAGACCAAGTATCAAGTCCTCAATCGCAAGAACTAACTCAAGAGGATTTTTACCAAATTTTAGTTACGCAAATCAGTAACCAAGACCCATTAAAGCCTGTCGATAGTAATGCTTTCATGGAGGACTTTATGACTATGGCAAACTTTGATGCGATTCAGGAGATGGGTAACCAATTTGGATCTCTATATGAACAACAGCAATATATGTGGGCTAGTGATTTAGTGGGTTCAGAAGTAACCCTAAGAAATGAAAATGGACAAGAGATCTCCGGTGCAATTACCAGCTCTCGAGTTGGTAACGATAAGGTCTACATAACTGTAGACGATCAAGAATACGAGGCGAGTTCAATTGAATCTATTATTAAAACATGA
- the fliG gene encoding flagellar motor switch protein FliG, with product MATEAPLDMTEVIEPEGKTLQEVIDSMNKKQKLASLFVVLGQDLASEILSDFDEYEVEEITTEMTKIDFVPIPLQRALLYEFSSITMNAVTSAVGGPSFAKQVLERSFGSFKANEVISRVAPNKVKTIDTSKLRDIPPVQLMSLLRKEQTQTWALVLSYLEAGRCAEVLSLLNPEFRADIAERIATMEPTSAVVAQKVITIIEQRLNTRGPKGVTTSGGTKILAEILNELDDASSKHVLTTLEERNPELSRAIKKQLFVFEDIGNLDQSALAKLMREVDFHVLAIALKTASDKFKNKLLGCLTKRAREMIAEEIQFMPPVRLSDVEDAQEQVIEIVRKLEASGEIVMSRKGEGDELIS from the coding sequence ATGGCTACAGAAGCACCATTAGATATGACGGAAGTCATTGAGCCCGAGGGTAAAACCCTGCAGGAAGTCATTGATTCAATGAATAAGAAGCAAAAACTTGCTTCTTTGTTTGTTGTATTGGGTCAGGACTTGGCTTCAGAGATACTTAGTGATTTTGACGAGTATGAGGTAGAGGAAATCACTACAGAGATGACGAAGATTGATTTTGTTCCCATTCCTCTACAAAGAGCGCTACTTTATGAGTTTTCATCTATTACAATGAATGCAGTGACTTCTGCTGTAGGAGGTCCTTCATTCGCAAAGCAAGTTTTAGAAAGATCGTTTGGGAGCTTTAAGGCGAACGAAGTAATTAGTCGAGTTGCTCCTAACAAAGTTAAAACCATAGATACCTCAAAACTAAGAGACATACCGCCTGTACAGCTAATGAGTTTGCTGCGTAAGGAGCAAACCCAAACATGGGCACTAGTTCTTTCTTATCTTGAGGCAGGTAGATGTGCAGAGGTCCTTTCACTATTAAACCCGGAATTCCGCGCTGATATAGCTGAACGCATTGCTACGATGGAACCAACTTCAGCAGTAGTTGCTCAAAAAGTGATCACTATTATTGAGCAAAGACTAAACACCAGAGGCCCGAAAGGGGTGACTACTTCAGGTGGAACCAAGATTTTGGCTGAAATTTTAAATGAACTGGATGACGCTTCTTCTAAACATGTTTTAACAACACTGGAGGAACGTAATCCAGAGTTATCACGGGCTATCAAGAAACAACTATTTGTCTTTGAGGATATTGGCAATCTTGATCAATCTGCACTAGCAAAACTGATGCGTGAGGTAGATTTCCATGTTCTAGCCATAGCTCTTAAAACAGCATCCGATAAGTTTAAGAATAAATTGCTAGGCTGTCTCACGAAGCGTGCTCGTGAGATGATAGCAGAAGAAATTCAATTCATGCCTCCTGTGCGATTAAGTGATGTTGAGGATGCTCAAGAACAAGTTATTGAAATTGTTCGTAAGCTTGAAGCAAGTGGTGAAATAGTCATGAGCAGAAAGGGAGAAGGGGATGAGCTTATCAGTTGA
- a CDS encoding FliI/YscN family ATPase, with product MKRCLIVNELGESLRDIEPPGFMGKVTRVVGLTVESEGPPASLGEACVIYSSQGRQKRLAEVVGFRNGRLLLMPWDGMEGVAVGDGVQSTKAPPKIASGQAVLGRVVDSLGHPIDDLGQYKQAPDWIPIVKQVPDPANRPRIENILETGVRAIDAFATVGIGQRMGIFAGSGVGKSSLLGMVCRYAQADVNVIALIGERGREVMEFVERDLGPALKKSVVVVATSDQPALARIKAAFAANSIANHFRQQGKHVLLMVDSLTRFAMAQREVGLAIGEPPATRGYPPSVFTLMPLILEQAGNSGKGAITGFYTVLTEGDDWNDPVSDCARSILDGHILLARKLASENHYPAIDVLESLSRLQLDLITPEHKNLVGSARHIMAIQRQYQELVDIGAYTPGSNTELDYALQAYPRIVDFLRQSIDQASGFQESLKKLSNSIGVKDNGQEKT from the coding sequence ATGAAACGGTGTTTGATTGTTAATGAGTTAGGTGAAAGCTTGCGTGATATTGAACCACCAGGCTTTATGGGTAAGGTAACACGCGTTGTTGGTCTAACTGTTGAATCTGAAGGTCCTCCAGCCTCATTGGGAGAGGCTTGTGTTATTTATAGCTCTCAGGGTAGGCAGAAGCGTTTAGCAGAAGTGGTTGGTTTTCGTAATGGTAGACTCTTGTTGATGCCCTGGGATGGTATGGAGGGAGTAGCAGTTGGTGATGGAGTTCAGTCTACAAAAGCTCCTCCTAAAATAGCTTCTGGCCAAGCAGTGCTAGGACGAGTAGTCGATTCTTTAGGTCATCCAATAGATGATCTAGGTCAATACAAACAAGCACCGGATTGGATTCCAATAGTTAAGCAAGTTCCCGATCCTGCTAATCGTCCACGTATTGAAAATATATTGGAAACTGGTGTTCGAGCAATTGATGCCTTTGCTACAGTGGGCATTGGTCAGCGCATGGGAATTTTTGCTGGTAGCGGAGTGGGTAAGAGTAGTTTGTTAGGTATGGTCTGTCGCTATGCACAAGCTGATGTAAATGTAATTGCTCTTATAGGAGAACGTGGTCGTGAAGTGATGGAATTCGTAGAAAGAGACTTAGGGCCAGCTCTAAAGAAATCCGTGGTTGTGGTAGCTACATCTGACCAACCAGCATTAGCAAGAATTAAAGCAGCTTTTGCGGCAAATAGTATTGCCAATCATTTTCGTCAACAGGGTAAGCATGTCTTGCTTATGGTCGACTCACTCACACGCTTTGCTATGGCACAAAGAGAAGTGGGGTTAGCTATCGGAGAACCTCCAGCTACTCGTGGATATCCACCTTCTGTTTTCACTTTGATGCCTCTAATTTTGGAACAGGCTGGTAATTCAGGGAAAGGAGCAATCACGGGTTTCTATACCGTTCTCACAGAAGGAGATGATTGGAATGATCCAGTTAGCGATTGCGCGCGGTCGATTCTGGATGGGCACATTTTATTAGCACGGAAGCTAGCAAGTGAAAACCATTATCCAGCAATTGACGTTTTAGAAAGTCTAAGTCGCCTCCAGTTAGATCTTATTACCCCGGAACACAAAAACTTAGTGGGCTCTGCACGCCATATTATGGCTATTCAAAGGCAATACCAGGAGCTAGTGGATATAGGTGCTTACACGCCGGGTTCAAATACAGAGCTTGATTATGCCCTTCAGGCCTATCCGAGGATTGTGGACTTTTTAAGGCAGTCCATTGATCAAGCAAGTGGTTTTCAGGAATCCTTGAAGAAGCTTAGTAATTCAATAGGAGTGAAAGATAATGGCCAAGAGAAAACATAA
- a CDS encoding FliH/SctL family protein: MSLSVDVVLPHEVKAVKILSDEEAKVWEEEYDVGFSEGYQAGQWRATRELYLLAKQHAIEINGLLATITKIHDGLAHLAEEHLPELLRTALMRVFSNYQLTDEQVAVEIENLIKQLKQGDHVKIQMSPAQLERVRAALDRYEVTLPDLAMSWEPSTSLQEGEFMLTSELGQFDGRTSKRITKIQEALEPYVNP; encoded by the coding sequence ATGAGCTTATCAGTTGATGTTGTTTTGCCACATGAGGTAAAAGCCGTAAAGATTCTCTCTGATGAAGAGGCAAAAGTATGGGAAGAGGAATATGATGTAGGTTTCTCTGAGGGCTACCAAGCTGGACAATGGCGTGCAACACGCGAATTATATTTATTAGCTAAGCAACATGCTATTGAGATTAACGGCCTGTTGGCAACGATCACTAAAATTCATGATGGATTGGCACATTTAGCCGAAGAACATCTGCCTGAATTGCTTAGAACGGCCTTGATGCGAGTTTTCTCTAATTATCAATTAACGGATGAGCAAGTAGCTGTAGAAATTGAAAATCTAATCAAGCAGTTAAAACAAGGTGATCATGTGAAGATCCAAATGTCTCCTGCTCAACTTGAAAGAGTTAGAGCTGCTCTAGATCGCTATGAAGTAACGTTGCCTGACCTAGCAATGAGTTGGGAACCTTCTACGAGTTTGCAGGAAGGTGAATTTATGTTGACCAGTGAGCTAGGTCAGTTCGATGGACGAACAAGCAAAAGAATCACGAAGATTCAAGAAGCCCTTGAACCTTACGTGAATCCATGA